The Bacillus carboniphilus genome contains a region encoding:
- a CDS encoding metal-sulfur cluster assembly factor gives MDEALKENLEGALEQVIDPELGVDIVNLGLVYDIDLLEEGTCKVTMTLTSMGCPLAGTIVEQVKAALADIPEVKETEVDIVWNPPWTKDKMSRYAKIALGIT, from the coding sequence ATGGATGAAGCACTTAAGGAAAATTTAGAAGGGGCTTTAGAGCAGGTGATTGATCCAGAGCTAGGTGTTGATATTGTCAACTTAGGTCTTGTGTATGATATAGATTTATTAGAAGAAGGTACATGTAAAGTGACGATGACTTTAACTTCAATGGGTTGTCCACTTGCAGGCACCATTGTAGAACAAGTAAAAGCGGCTTTAGCTGATATCCCTGAAGTAAAGGAAACAGAAGTGGATATCGTGTGGAACCCACCTTGGACAAAAGATAAAATGTCTAGGTATGCAAAAATCGCCCTAGGAATTACTTAA
- the argJ gene encoding bifunctional glutamate N-acetyltransferase/amino-acid acetyltransferase ArgJ translates to MINLTEVNIKKKSGSPISPKGFFACGLHIGLYESKKDFGILYSDTPASCAAVYTQSHFQAAPIHVTKKSIEQAKKIQAVVVNSAIANACTGEEGMENALEMRDLTAEALSIKSEQVAVASTGVIGQQLDMEKIRNGCKSIKLSNQDQAGEDFQEAILTTDLVTKTSCYEVEIDGEKVTLAGTAKGSGMIHPNMATMLSFISTDANIESNDLQSVLKEVVDQSFNQITVDGETSTNDMVLVMANGQAKNERLSPSHSQWTHFKETMKLVCQDLAKQIAKDGEGATKLVEVIVEEAFNHEEARILSKKIIGSNLVKTAIFGEDANWGRIVSTIGYSDIQVEPSKCKVYIGDTLVFKDGVGQNDFEQELTDYLKNKEVLIKVQLGLGNGYAQAWGCDLTYDYVKINASYRT, encoded by the coding sequence GTGATTAACTTAACAGAAGTGAACATCAAAAAGAAGTCTGGTTCACCAATAAGTCCGAAAGGTTTTTTTGCTTGTGGACTACATATCGGTTTATATGAATCTAAAAAAGATTTTGGCATTCTTTATAGCGATACTCCGGCTAGCTGTGCGGCTGTTTACACGCAGAGTCATTTTCAAGCTGCCCCAATCCATGTCACAAAGAAAAGCATTGAACAAGCAAAAAAAATTCAAGCCGTTGTTGTCAACAGTGCCATTGCAAATGCTTGTACAGGGGAAGAAGGAATGGAAAACGCATTGGAAATGAGGGACTTAACGGCGGAGGCACTGTCTATAAAAAGTGAGCAAGTTGCTGTAGCTTCAACAGGAGTCATTGGTCAACAACTTGATATGGAAAAAATAAGAAATGGTTGTAAGTCTATAAAGTTATCGAATCAAGACCAAGCAGGAGAAGACTTTCAAGAAGCGATTTTAACAACAGATTTAGTCACAAAAACCTCTTGCTATGAAGTAGAAATTGATGGTGAAAAGGTGACCTTAGCTGGTACAGCAAAGGGTTCTGGTATGATTCATCCGAACATGGCAACGATGCTTAGTTTTATTTCAACGGATGCAAATATTGAGTCCAATGATCTTCAATCGGTACTTAAAGAAGTAGTCGATCAATCTTTTAACCAAATAACGGTAGATGGAGAAACATCGACGAATGATATGGTATTAGTAATGGCAAATGGTCAAGCCAAAAATGAAAGACTATCGCCATCCCATTCACAATGGACCCATTTTAAAGAGACCATGAAGCTTGTTTGCCAAGATTTAGCTAAACAAATTGCTAAAGATGGTGAAGGGGCGACAAAATTGGTTGAAGTAATAGTGGAAGAGGCATTTAATCATGAAGAAGCTAGAATTCTTTCAAAAAAAATAATAGGATCTAACCTAGTGAAAACAGCCATTTTCGGAGAAGATGCTAACTGGGGAAGAATTGTTTCCACTATTGGTTATAGTGATATTCAAGTCGAACCGAGTAAATGTAAGGTTTATATCGGAGATACGTTAGTATTTAAAGATGGTGTCGGTCAAAATGATTTTGAGCAAGAACTTACTGATTATTTAAAAAACAAAGAAGTTTTGATTAAAGTTCAATTAGGGTTAGGAAATGGCTATGCTCAAGCTTGGGGGTGTGATTTAACTTATGACTATGTCAAAATCAATGCCTCTTACCGAACGTAA
- the argC gene encoding N-acetyl-gamma-glutamyl-phosphate reductase, translating into MKVGIIGATGYGGIEVYRFLQKHKNVHSCKLLTTSQQDIPYANVYPHLHGISDENLNLVNEEKLKEELDVIFLATPSGVSTNLTPRLINGKAKIIDLSGDLRIKNQEQYESYYQKKYPPKEVIDQAVYGLSEVNREAIKDADLIANPGCYPTASLLGLYPLVNEGLIRPSSIIIDAKSGLSGAGKTPSLVSSFTESNENLRIYKVHEHQHTPEIEQLLQSVNDQVGPITFSTHLIPMTRGIMSTIYVELHEAQKTNRLKELYQSYYSQEPFIRIRKEGQFPSTKEVAGTNYCDISLKYDPRSNRLLIVSVIDNLVKGAAGQAVQNMNLMFGIEETEGLVDTPIYP; encoded by the coding sequence TTGAAAGTTGGAATAATTGGCGCAACTGGTTATGGTGGAATCGAAGTATATCGATTTTTACAAAAACATAAGAACGTACACTCATGTAAACTACTTACTACATCACAGCAAGACATCCCATATGCAAATGTATATCCTCACTTACATGGTATTAGCGACGAAAATTTAAATCTCGTCAATGAAGAAAAATTAAAAGAAGAACTTGATGTAATTTTCCTCGCAACACCTTCAGGGGTTTCAACAAACTTAACCCCACGTCTTATCAATGGAAAAGCTAAAATTATCGACCTTTCTGGAGACTTACGTATAAAAAATCAAGAGCAATATGAATCCTATTATCAAAAGAAATATCCTCCTAAAGAAGTTATTGACCAAGCAGTATACGGCTTGAGTGAGGTCAATCGAGAGGCTATTAAAGACGCTGATTTAATTGCCAATCCCGGTTGTTATCCTACAGCTTCGTTATTAGGTTTATATCCGTTAGTAAACGAAGGTCTTATAAGACCAAGTTCAATTATTATTGATGCCAAATCAGGGTTATCTGGTGCGGGTAAAACCCCTTCTTTAGTGTCAAGTTTCACAGAATCGAATGAGAACCTCAGAATTTATAAAGTTCATGAACACCAACACACACCCGAGATCGAGCAGCTATTGCAAAGTGTGAACGATCAAGTGGGGCCTATCACTTTTTCCACTCATCTTATTCCTATGACAAGAGGCATTATGTCAACCATATATGTTGAATTACATGAAGCTCAAAAAACAAATAGATTAAAAGAATTATATCAGTCTTATTACAGTCAAGAACCCTTTATCCGTATCAGAAAAGAAGGGCAATTTCCAAGTACGAAAGAAGTAGCTGGAACGAATTATTGTGATATTTCTTTAAAGTATGATCCTCGTTCAAACAGGCTGTTAATTGTTTCTGTCATTGATAATTTAGTAAAGGGAGCTGCTGGTCAAGCTGTTCAAAATATGAATTTAATGTTCGGTATTGAAGAAACGGAAGGGTTAGTCGATACCCCTATTTATCCTTAA
- a CDS encoding BsuPI-related putative proteinase inhibitor gives MKLKMSILAVFLLILTSCGQDQLNNKEVASEVSEEKMLWIVEIEPGSNEVTFQMKLTNNTSAEQIVKFNSGQSYDIVVRDSTGKEVYRYSKGRMFTQALREITIASGDTKTWESTWDYKKDGTRVEEGTYQVTTELKGVVSEGGKLIVTGEFVVPSE, from the coding sequence ATGAAGCTCAAAATGTCTATTTTAGCTGTTTTTTTGTTGATATTAACAAGTTGTGGTCAAGATCAATTAAACAATAAGGAAGTTGCATCGGAGGTGTCTGAAGAAAAAATGCTTTGGATTGTTGAAATTGAACCTGGTAGTAATGAAGTAACATTTCAAATGAAGTTAACAAATAATACTTCTGCAGAACAAATTGTAAAGTTTAATTCTGGGCAATCATATGATATCGTTGTTCGAGATTCTACTGGAAAAGAAGTTTATCGATATTCAAAAGGAAGGATGTTTACACAGGCCCTGCGAGAAATCACCATAGCATCAGGAGATACTAAAACGTGGGAAAGTACGTGGGATTATAAAAAAGATGGCACTCGTGTTGAAGAAGGGACATATCAAGTAACGACAGAACTCAAAGGTGTTGTTAGTGAAGGCGGTAAATTAATAGTAACAGGGGAATTTGTTGTTCCTTCAGAATAA
- the argB gene encoding acetylglutamate kinase: MTMSKSMPLTERKQTAVIKLGGSMIDEISESFIKSIDHVQKYYDCLIVHGGGPHINAMLNKLNVTSSFHKGQRQTTAQVMEAVQLSLCGEVNPTLTALLNDHQIKALGLSGAGGALLTGEPIDEQTLGFVGEITEVNTDLLYKIMKMGYLPVVSPVARTKQGVKLNINADIAAAAIASALHAEKLIYITDVEGILREGKKLPVVTKEEAKEMIAKGEITGGMIPKVQSALSSLQKVKEVIISSGRQPLLQSDQFDGTTLVKEKGAIIN, from the coding sequence ATGACTATGTCAAAATCAATGCCTCTTACCGAACGTAAACAAACAGCAGTCATAAAACTGGGTGGGAGTATGATTGATGAAATCTCTGAATCGTTTATTAAAAGTATTGATCATGTTCAAAAATATTATGATTGTTTAATTGTACATGGTGGTGGACCTCACATCAACGCAATGTTGAATAAATTGAATGTGACAAGTAGTTTTCATAAAGGTCAAAGACAGACGACTGCTCAAGTGATGGAAGCTGTCCAATTATCTCTATGTGGGGAAGTCAATCCTACATTAACCGCATTACTTAATGACCATCAAATTAAAGCCTTAGGTCTCTCTGGAGCTGGTGGGGCTTTATTGACAGGAGAACCGATTGATGAACAAACACTAGGATTTGTTGGGGAAATAACAGAGGTGAACACGGATCTTTTGTATAAGATTATGAAAATGGGTTATTTACCAGTTGTATCCCCAGTTGCAAGAACGAAGCAAGGGGTCAAGTTAAATATTAATGCAGATATAGCGGCTGCAGCTATCGCCTCGGCATTACATGCTGAAAAACTCATTTACATTACAGATGTGGAAGGTATTTTACGAGAAGGAAAGAAGCTACCGGTTGTGACGAAAGAAGAGGCGAAGGAAATGATTGCAAAAGGGGAAATTACAGGTGGTATGATTCCTAAAGTTCAGTCTGCCTTATCAAGCCTTCAAAAAGTCAAGGAAGTGATTATTTCAAGTGGAAGACAGCCGTTATTACAAAGTGATCAATTTGATGGTACAACTCTAGTCAAAGAGAAGGGAGCAATAATAAATTGA
- a CDS encoding prolyl oligopeptidase family serine peptidase translates to MIVVEKTIIDNRIPTLHIVKDENKDKPSPFVIFIHGFNSLKEKNLHYAYLLAEKGFRVALPESIYHGERSKDMKEDELKMHFWNIVIHTIDEIEQVKDYFLSKKIIDETRIGLAGTSMGAIITFGALKKYSWIKVATSLMGYPCYKDLALHQLKYIETNIGISITKQQVERELSKLDDYDLGQSNEKLAGRPLLFWHGQLDDVVPHEGAYDFYQNVKPMYVNYPHRLSFISDPDEGHSVSNQGIMETVAWFVQHL, encoded by the coding sequence GTGATTGTAGTCGAAAAAACAATAATAGACAATCGAATCCCTACATTACATATTGTAAAAGACGAAAATAAGGATAAACCTTCACCTTTTGTTATTTTTATTCACGGTTTTAATAGCTTAAAAGAAAAGAATCTTCATTATGCTTATCTCTTGGCTGAAAAAGGTTTCCGTGTCGCATTACCAGAATCCATTTATCACGGTGAACGAAGCAAGGATATGAAAGAAGATGAACTAAAAATGCACTTTTGGAATATTGTTATTCACACCATAGATGAAATCGAACAAGTAAAGGACTATTTTCTGTCTAAAAAAATTATTGATGAAACCCGAATTGGTTTGGCGGGAACATCAATGGGTGCCATAATTACATTTGGTGCTTTAAAAAAGTATAGCTGGATAAAGGTTGCCACGAGTTTAATGGGGTATCCTTGCTACAAAGATTTAGCCCTTCACCAATTAAAGTATATAGAAACGAATATAGGGATTAGTATTACAAAGCAACAAGTAGAACGTGAATTAAGCAAATTAGACGATTATGACTTAGGTCAATCTAATGAAAAATTAGCTGGACGTCCTCTTCTTTTTTGGCACGGACAATTAGATGATGTTGTTCCTCATGAAGGTGCTTATGATTTTTATCAGAACGTAAAGCCAATGTATGTAAACTATCCGCATCGTCTCTCTTTCATTTCCGATCCAGACGAAGGACATTCAGTGTCAAATCAAGGGATTATGGAGACGGTTGCTTGGTTTGTTCAACATTTATAA
- a CDS encoding DegV family protein, translating to MTVHIIADSASDLPKEFFQQPSISFIPLKVELDGNDYLDSKTIEPIKVYEAMRQGKNVKTSQASLQSIQETFIDCIKKDQPALYVAFSSELSGTYQTAKMVVEQLKEDYPDTQIDIIDSKCASLGYGLAVKHAKLLSDKGLPLNQIKANIETLCQHIEHLFTVDDLEYLARGGRVSRSSAFVGGLLNIKPLLDVEDGKLIPLEKIRGRKKVFRRILELMEQRGVNLTNQTIAISHGDDEEGAHTLAEMVKEQFKPKDILINTIGAAIGAHSGPGTIAIFFLSDDSILHER from the coding sequence ATGACTGTACACATAATTGCTGATAGTGCCAGCGATTTACCAAAAGAATTTTTCCAGCAACCTTCTATTTCCTTTATCCCGCTAAAGGTAGAACTAGACGGTAACGATTATCTTGATTCTAAAACAATTGAGCCAATCAAAGTTTATGAAGCGATGAGACAGGGAAAAAACGTCAAAACATCTCAAGCCTCTCTTCAAAGTATTCAAGAAACTTTTATTGACTGTATTAAAAAAGATCAACCTGCCTTATATGTTGCTTTTTCTTCAGAGCTATCTGGTACATATCAAACCGCAAAGATGGTTGTCGAACAATTAAAAGAGGATTATCCTGATACACAAATCGATATTATCGATTCAAAATGCGCATCGTTAGGATATGGACTTGCTGTTAAACATGCCAAACTTCTTTCAGACAAAGGCTTACCATTAAACCAAATTAAAGCGAACATAGAAACGTTATGCCAACACATAGAGCACCTATTTACAGTTGACGATTTAGAATATTTGGCACGTGGTGGTCGTGTAAGTCGTTCATCTGCCTTTGTTGGAGGACTACTAAATATTAAACCACTTCTTGACGTAGAGGATGGGAAGTTAATCCCATTAGAAAAAATACGTGGACGTAAAAAAGTTTTTCGTCGCATTCTCGAATTGATGGAACAAAGAGGCGTTAATTTAACAAATCAGACAATAGCCATCAGTCATGGTGATGATGAGGAAGGTGCCCATACTTTAGCAGAGATGGTAAAGGAACAATTCAAACCTAAAGATATTTTAATTAATACGATTGGAGCGGCTATTGGCGCACATTCAGGACCAGGGACTATAGCTATTTTCTTTTTAAGTGATGATTCAATTTTACATGAAAGGTGA
- a CDS encoding Cof-type HAD-IIB family hydrolase, producing the protein MDKKFKRLIALDLDGTLLKDDKTISPYTKQIIERAKQDGHIVCIATGRPFRSSVMYYHELGLNTPIVNFNGAFVHHPKNDSWGIHHTPMHLDVVKEILDVAEQYKVHNVLAEILDDLYFHYHDEKLMDIFSFGNPTIEVGDLRHNLPNNVTSILIHSPEKNVERIRYYLSEVHAEVVDHRRWTAPWHVIEIIRAGINKAEGLKKISSHYNIPKEHIIAFGDEDNDLDMIDFAGTGVTMENAIDRLKAVGNVITKSNEEDGVAHFLRKELDL; encoded by the coding sequence ATGGATAAAAAATTCAAAAGGTTAATCGCTCTTGATTTAGATGGAACATTATTAAAAGATGATAAAACCATTTCACCTTATACAAAACAAATAATTGAACGGGCAAAGCAAGACGGACATATTGTATGTATCGCCACTGGAAGACCCTTTCGTTCTAGTGTCATGTATTATCATGAATTGGGTTTAAACACCCCTATTGTCAATTTTAATGGAGCATTTGTTCATCATCCTAAAAACGATTCATGGGGAATTCACCATACACCTATGCATTTAGATGTAGTGAAGGAAATACTTGATGTCGCAGAACAATATAAAGTGCATAATGTTTTAGCAGAAATACTAGATGACCTTTATTTTCATTATCATGATGAAAAATTAATGGATATTTTTAGTTTTGGCAATCCAACAATTGAAGTTGGAGACCTTAGACACAATTTACCAAATAATGTGACCAGTATTTTAATTCATTCACCAGAAAAAAATGTTGAAAGAATTCGTTATTATTTATCTGAAGTCCATGCAGAAGTGGTTGATCACCGAAGATGGACAGCTCCATGGCATGTGATTGAAATCATTCGAGCAGGTATTAATAAAGCAGAGGGTCTTAAAAAAATATCTTCACATTACAACATACCAAAAGAACACATCATCGCTTTTGGCGATGAAGACAATGATCTAGACATGATTGACTTTGCTGGAACTGGCGTAACAATGGAAAACGCCATTGATCGATTGAAAGCCGTTGGAAACGTCATTACAAAATCAAATGAAGAGGACGGAGTTGCACACTTTTTGAGAAAAGAGCTCGACCTATAA